The following DNA comes from Nitrogeniibacter aestuarii.
ATAGAACGGCAGGGGGAGGATGCTCTGCGGCAGCCCCGGCGGCAATGTGGCGTTGACCAGCACATTGACGCACTCGGCCAGCCCCATGCAGATGTAGCCGGCCAGGATGGTGCGCATGGGCGTCCAGCGTGTCGCCAGGCGACCGGAGATCCATGCGCCGACCATCATGCCGATCATCACCGGGATGAACAGCCAGCCGAAGCCCTGGGGCGAAATGCCCAGGTGGTCCACCAGGAACGCCGGGGCCGAGAGCACATAGAGGAAGAAGCCGTTGAAATTCAGCGCCACGGCCGCCGCGATGAGCAGGAACTGCCCGTTGCGCAGCACCGAACTGTATCCGCGTGCCACGTTGGCCGGATGCAGGCTCTGGCGCTTGTCCTCGGGCAGGGTCTCGGGGAGCTGGAAATAGGTCACCACGCCCAGCACCGCGCCGAGCATTGCCAGAAACCAGAAAATGCCCTCCCACGGGAACACCGCCAGAATGGCGCCGCCGATGATCGGCGCGACGGCCGGTGCAATGGCGAACATCATCACCACGCTGGACATCAGCTTCTGCGCCTGCGGGCCGTCGAGCACGTCGCGCACCACAGCCCGCCCCACAACAATACCCGCGCCACCGCACAAACCCTGCAAGGCGCGCCCGACCCACAGCCACTCGATGCTCGGCGCCAGGGCGCAGACAACGGACGCAAGCACGTACAGGCCGAGCGCGGCGAGGATGATCCGCCGACGGCCGAAACTGTCGGACAGCGCCCCATGCCAGAACACCATGAGGGCAAAGGGAATCAGATAGGCGGAGAGCGTCAGCTGGACATCGTAGCGGCTCGCCCCCAGGTCCGCCTCGATCTCATGGAACGCAGGCAGATAGGTGTCGATCGAGAACGGCCCGATGGCCGCCAGTGCCGCCAGAATGACCGCCAGAAAGCGGGTGGAAACGGGCATGAGTTGGGGAATGGCTGTTTTCGTTGGTATGCAGCGAGTGTAACGCCAAGCCGCTTGCTCATGCGTTGCGGTGGTCCGGCAACAGGGCCCGCCCTCAGGGCTGACAGAAAAGCACGAACATGTAACCGACCCCGGCAATGAGCGCGACGACCAACAGCGCAATCACGGCCAGCACCGCAGCCACGAGGAACTGACGCTCGTGAACGCATGCGCGGATGGCGTGGGCGAGCCCGGCAAGACCGAAAAACAGCGGCGTGAAGGCAAAGCCCAGGGGATAAATCAGATAGATCGTACCGATACTGCTCGTATCCCCCGACGGGCCCCGCGGCATGGAACCGAAGCGTTCGGCGCAATAGACGGTGACCGGAATCATGAGCACCCCGACCACCGCGAAGATCCAGGTGAGCATACCGACGGCGGCCCTTCGGTCTTTGGCCACGGCACTCATCGCGAAGCGCTCGAGTTCAATGCGTTGCGCCGGTACTGCACCGCCTCGGCCACATGCGCACGACCGATGACGCCCGCGCCCGCCATATCGGCCAGCGTCCGGGCAACCCGGAGCACACGGTCATGACCACGGGCCGACAGCCCGAGCCGATCAATCGCACGGGCCAGCATCTGGCGGCCTGCGTCGTCCACCTGAGCATGCGCGCGCAGTGCCTCGCCGGCAAGACGGGCATTGGGCGTCCCCTGCCGTTCCATGGCGATACTGCGCGCTGCACGCACCCGCTCGCGCACCACACTCGATGCCTCCCCCGGCTGCGCCGCGTGCAGCTCATCGGCCGTGAGCGCCGGCACTTCGAGCATGACATCGATGCGGTCGAGCAAGGGGCCGGAGAGTTTGCCGCGGTACCGCGCCACCTGATCCGGGCTGCACCGGCAGCGCCCGCGTGGGTCGCCCAGATAGCCACACGGACAGGGGTTCATCGCCGCGACCAGTTGAAACCGTGCAGGAAAGCGCGCACGATGCTTTGCCCGCGAGACATCCACGTGCCCCGTCTCCAGCGGCTCGCGCAAGGCCTCGAGCACCCGGCGATCGAACTCGGGCAGTTCGTCGAGGAATAGAATTCCATGGGTTGCCAAGGAAATTTCGCCAGGCGACGGAATACTGCCACCGCCGATCACTGCCGCCACGGACGATGAGTGGTGCGGGCTGCGGAAGCTGCGTTGCCCCCAACGCGCGATATCGAAGCTGCCCGACAAGGAATACACCGCCGCCGAGGCCAGTGCCTCACCCTCGGTCATGGGCGGCAGAATGCCCGGCAGACGCTGCGCGAGCATGGATTTTCCGGTGCCCGGCGAACCGAAGAACAAGAGCGAGTGCCCGCCGGCCGCCGCTACCTCCAATGCGCGCCGGGCTTCCATCTGCCCTTTCACGTCGGCCAGATCCGGCACCGCCACCACCTCGCTGCCTGCATCCGGCACGGCGGGTCTGGGCAGGCTGTCATGGCCGTTCAGATGCGCCACCACGGCCAGCAGGCTCTCCGCCGCGAGCACCTCGGCATTGCGAACCAAGGCGGCTTCACGCGCACTGTCGGTGGGCAGGACGAGCGTGCGGTTGGCGTCACGCGTCTTGAGCGCCATGGCCAGCGCGCCGCGCACTGGCCGCAGCAGCCCCGTGAGCGACAGTTCGCCCGCGAACTCGTGGCCTTCAAGAGACGCCGGTTTGATCTGATCGGAGGCCGCCAGAATGCCCAGAGCGATGGCCAGATCGAAGCGCCCGCTTTCCTTGGGCAGATCGGCTGGCGCCAGATTGACAGTGATGCGCCGCGCGGGAAACTCGAACTGACTGGTCTGGATGGCGGCGCGGACGCGGTCGCGCGCTTCGCGCACTTCGGTGTCCGGCAGCCCCACGAGGGAGAACGCCGGCAATCCATTGGCGAGGTGAACTTCCACGCTGACCGGGGGCGCATCCATGCCATCCAGGGCACGGGTAAGAACTATGGCGAGACTCATGGTGCCGAAGTCTAGCGCCCGGCAACGGCCATGTATTCGTCATAGTTCACTTTCGCCCATGATGGCGACCATTGAGCCCGGCCCGAGGGCGTGACACCATGTGCGGATGATCGAGTCTGTTTCCCTGATGCCGTGTGACGCGCACGTCCATCTGGACGCCGTCACCGAGATCCTCAACGACGCCATCGTGAATTCGACGGCGCTGTACGACTATGCGCCACGGTCGCGCGAACGCATGCTGGCCTGGTTCGACACCAAACAGGCGGCGGACCATCCGGTCATCGCGGCGGTGGATGC
Coding sequences within:
- a CDS encoding multidrug effflux MFS transporter, which codes for MPVSTRFLAVILAALAAIGPFSIDTYLPAFHEIEADLGASRYDVQLTLSAYLIPFALMVFWHGALSDSFGRRRIILAALGLYVLASVVCALAPSIEWLWVGRALQGLCGGAGIVVGRAVVRDVLDGPQAQKLMSSVVMMFAIAPAVAPIIGGAILAVFPWEGIFWFLAMLGAVLGVVTYFQLPETLPEDKRQSLHPANVARGYSSVLRNGQFLLIAAAVALNFNGFFLYVLSAPAFLVDHLGISPQGFGWLFIPVMIGMMVGAWISGRLATRWTPMRTILAGYICMGLAECVNVLVNATLPPGLPQSILPLPFYVMGMSIAMPSLTLMALDLFPARRGMVSSCQSFMQTATNAVTAAVFAPLLWVSTLDLSLGMGAYLALGFCAFLGVRTLRARAAPVTTA
- a CDS encoding YifB family Mg chelatase-like AAA ATPase, whose protein sequence is MSLAIVLTRALDGMDAPPVSVEVHLANGLPAFSLVGLPDTEVREARDRVRAAIQTSQFEFPARRITVNLAPADLPKESGRFDLAIALGILAASDQIKPASLEGHEFAGELSLTGLLRPVRGALAMALKTRDANRTLVLPTDSAREAALVRNAEVLAAESLLAVVAHLNGHDSLPRPAVPDAGSEVVAVPDLADVKGQMEARRALEVAAAGGHSLLFFGSPGTGKSMLAQRLPGILPPMTEGEALASAAVYSLSGSFDIARWGQRSFRSPHHSSSVAAVIGGGSIPSPGEISLATHGILFLDELPEFDRRVLEALREPLETGHVDVSRAKHRARFPARFQLVAAMNPCPCGYLGDPRGRCRCSPDQVARYRGKLSGPLLDRIDVMLEVPALTADELHAAQPGEASSVVRERVRAARSIAMERQGTPNARLAGEALRAHAQVDDAGRQMLARAIDRLGLSARGHDRVLRVARTLADMAGAGVIGRAHVAEAVQYRRNALNSSASR